The following coding sequences lie in one Saccharopolyspora hordei genomic window:
- a CDS encoding FAD binding domain-containing protein, whose amino-acid sequence MDFLRPATWREALEAKAAHPDATPIAGGTDVMVEINFDRRRPDVLLDLTRVPELTTWSETDGVLRIGAGVPYARLIDELGDRLPGLAIASRTVGSPQIRNRGTLGGNLGSASPAGDAHPPLLASDARIEVESVRGTRTVPVAEFFTGVKRNALAEDELIAAVHVAPASGPQQFSKVGTRNAMVIAVCTFAIALHPEQQRVGTGLGSAAPTPRRARDAEEFLSAELDWAGRRPLAESVAQRFGELVAQASSPIDDVRGTADYRRHALAVMARRTLSWVWEEHRSGRQECA is encoded by the coding sequence GTGGATTTCCTCCGCCCCGCCACGTGGCGGGAGGCGCTCGAGGCCAAGGCCGCGCATCCCGACGCGACACCCATCGCCGGCGGGACCGACGTGATGGTCGAGATCAACTTCGACCGCCGGCGCCCGGACGTGCTGCTGGACCTCACCCGCGTCCCCGAGCTGACCACCTGGTCGGAGACCGACGGCGTGCTGCGCATCGGCGCCGGGGTGCCCTACGCGCGGCTGATCGACGAGCTCGGCGACCGGCTCCCCGGCCTGGCCATCGCCAGCCGGACGGTCGGCTCGCCGCAGATCCGCAACCGCGGCACGCTCGGCGGCAACCTCGGCTCGGCCTCACCCGCCGGGGACGCCCACCCGCCGCTGCTGGCCTCCGACGCGCGGATCGAGGTCGAGTCGGTGCGCGGCACCCGGACGGTCCCGGTGGCGGAGTTCTTCACCGGGGTCAAGCGGAACGCGCTGGCCGAGGACGAGCTCATCGCCGCGGTGCACGTCGCCCCGGCGAGCGGGCCGCAGCAGTTCTCCAAGGTCGGCACCCGCAACGCGATGGTCATCGCGGTGTGCACGTTCGCCATCGCCCTGCACCCCGAGCAGCAGCGGGTCGGCACCGGGCTCGGCTCGGCCGCCCCGACCCCGCGGCGGGCGCGGGACGCCGAGGAGTTCCTGTCCGCGGAGCTCGACTGGGCCGGGCGCCGCCCGCTGGCGGAGTCCGTGGCGCAGCGCTTCGGCGAGCTCGTCGCGCAGGCCTCCTCACCCATCGACGACGTGCGCGGCACCGCCGACTACCGCCGCCACGCGCTGGCCGTGATGGCCCGCCGGACCCTGTCCTGGGTCTGGGAGGAACACCGATCCGGGAGGCAGGAATGCGCCTGA
- a CDS encoding (2Fe-2S)-binding protein, with product MRLRFTVNGQPHEADDVWEGESLLYVLRERLGLPGSKNACEQGECGSCTVYLDGVPVCACLVAAGQAEGREVRTVEGLADGERLDPVQEAFVEAGAVQCGFCTPGLLVQTHDLLARRPRPSDAEIREALAGNLCRCTGYEKIMDAVRLAAQRTAEART from the coding sequence ATGCGCCTGAGGTTCACCGTCAACGGGCAGCCGCACGAGGCCGACGACGTGTGGGAGGGCGAGAGCCTGCTGTACGTGCTGCGCGAGCGGCTCGGGCTGCCCGGGTCGAAGAACGCCTGCGAGCAGGGCGAGTGCGGCTCCTGCACCGTCTACCTCGACGGCGTGCCCGTCTGCGCGTGCCTGGTGGCGGCCGGGCAGGCCGAGGGCCGCGAGGTGCGGACCGTGGAGGGCCTGGCCGACGGCGAGCGGCTGGACCCGGTCCAGGAGGCGTTCGTCGAGGCCGGCGCCGTGCAGTGCGGGTTCTGCACGCCGGGGCTGCTGGTGCAGACCCACGACCTGCTCGCTCGCCGGCCGCGACCGAGCGACGCGGAGATCCGCGAGGCGCTGGCCGGGAACCTGTGCCGCTGCACCGGCTACGAGAAGATCATGGACGCGGTCCGGCTCGCCGCGCAGCGCACGGCCGAGGCCCGGACATGA